From one Gracilinanus agilis isolate LMUSP501 chromosome 5, AgileGrace, whole genome shotgun sequence genomic stretch:
- the SLC35E3 gene encoding solute carrier family 35 member E3 isoform X2, whose amino-acid sequence MASLVHMVQENGRIAAGLLLNLLVSICIVFLNKWIYVHHGFPNMSLTLVHFVVTGLGLYICQKLNIFAPKSLQPSRLLLLALSFCGFVVFTNLSLQSNTIGTYQLAKAMTTPVIIAIQTLFYKKTFSAKIQLTLWVGAKQHELQVNSMQLLYYQAPMSSAMLLVVVPFFEPVFGKGGILGPWSFSALLMVLLSGVIAFLVNLSIYWIIGNTSPVTYNMFGHFKFCITLFGGYVLFKDPLSVNQGLGILCTLFGILAYTHFKLSEQEGNRSKLVQRP is encoded by the exons ATGGCATCACTGGTGCACATGGTCCAAGAGAATGGGCGCATAGCGGCCGGGCTCCTGCTCAACCTGCTGGTGTCCATCTGCATCGTCTTCCTGAATAAGTGGATCTATGTGCACCACGGCTTCCCCAACATGAGCCTGACCCTGGTGCACTTCGTGGTGACCGGGCTGGGCTTGTACATTTGTCAGAAACTGAACATTTTTGCCCCTAAAAGCCTGCAGCCGTCCCGGCTGCTGCTCCTGGCCCTCAGCTTCTGTGGCTTCGTGGTCTTCACCAACCTCTCTCTCCAGAGCAACACGATAGGCACCTATCAGTTGGCCAAGGCCATGACCACCCCCGTGATCATAGCCATCCAGACCCTGTTTTACAAGAAAACCTTCTCTGCCAAAATCCAGCTCACCCTG TGGGTCGGGGCCAAGCAGCACGAGCTGCAGGTGAACTCCATGCAGCTGCTCTACTACCAGGCCCCGATGTCGTCGGCCATGCTGCTCGTGGTTGTGCCCTTCTTCGAGCCCGTGTTTGGCAAAGGCGGCATCTTGGGGCCCTGGTCCTTCTCTGCCCTG CTCATGGTGCTGCTCTCTGGAGTCATCGCCTTCCTGGTCAATCTGTCCATATACTGGATCATTGGAAATACTTCTCCAGTCAC GTATAACATGTTTGGACACTTCAAATTCTGTATTACTTTATTTGGAGGATATGTTCTATTTAAGGATCCACTGTCAGTTAACCAGGGTCTTGGCATTTTATGCACATTATTTGGCATTCTAGCCTATACTCATTTTAAACTTAGCGAACAAGAAGGCAACAGGAGCAAATTGGTACAGCGTCCTTGA
- the SLC35E3 gene encoding solute carrier family 35 member E3 isoform X1, whose amino-acid sequence MASLVHMVQENGRIAAGLLLNLLVSICIVFLNKWIYVHHGFPNMSLTLVHFVVTGLGLYICQKLNIFAPKSLQPSRLLLLALSFCGFVVFTNLSLQSNTIGTYQLAKAMTTPVIIAIQTLFYKKTFSAKIQLTLIPITLGVILNSYYDVKFNFLGMVFAALGVLVTSLYQVWVGAKQHELQVNSMQLLYYQAPMSSAMLLVVVPFFEPVFGKGGILGPWSFSALLMVLLSGVIAFLVNLSIYWIIGNTSPVTYNMFGHFKFCITLFGGYVLFKDPLSVNQGLGILCTLFGILAYTHFKLSEQEGNRSKLVQRP is encoded by the exons ATGGCATCACTGGTGCACATGGTCCAAGAGAATGGGCGCATAGCGGCCGGGCTCCTGCTCAACCTGCTGGTGTCCATCTGCATCGTCTTCCTGAATAAGTGGATCTATGTGCACCACGGCTTCCCCAACATGAGCCTGACCCTGGTGCACTTCGTGGTGACCGGGCTGGGCTTGTACATTTGTCAGAAACTGAACATTTTTGCCCCTAAAAGCCTGCAGCCGTCCCGGCTGCTGCTCCTGGCCCTCAGCTTCTGTGGCTTCGTGGTCTTCACCAACCTCTCTCTCCAGAGCAACACGATAGGCACCTATCAGTTGGCCAAGGCCATGACCACCCCCGTGATCATAGCCATCCAGACCCTGTTTTACAAGAAAACCTTCTCTGCCAAAATCCAGCTCACCCTG ATTCCCATAACTTTAGGTGTCATCCTAAATTCTTATTATGATGTGAAGTTTAATTTTCTTGGAATGGTGTTTGCTGCCCTCGGGGTCTTAGTGACATCCCTTTATCAAGTG TGGGTCGGGGCCAAGCAGCACGAGCTGCAGGTGAACTCCATGCAGCTGCTCTACTACCAGGCCCCGATGTCGTCGGCCATGCTGCTCGTGGTTGTGCCCTTCTTCGAGCCCGTGTTTGGCAAAGGCGGCATCTTGGGGCCCTGGTCCTTCTCTGCCCTG CTCATGGTGCTGCTCTCTGGAGTCATCGCCTTCCTGGTCAATCTGTCCATATACTGGATCATTGGAAATACTTCTCCAGTCAC GTATAACATGTTTGGACACTTCAAATTCTGTATTACTTTATTTGGAGGATATGTTCTATTTAAGGATCCACTGTCAGTTAACCAGGGTCTTGGCATTTTATGCACATTATTTGGCATTCTAGCCTATACTCATTTTAAACTTAGCGAACAAGAAGGCAACAGGAGCAAATTGGTACAGCGTCCTTGA